A region from the uncultured Stenotrophomonas sp. genome encodes:
- a CDS encoding putative secreted glycosyl hydrolase (Evidence 3 : Function proposed based on presence of conserved amino acid motif, structural feature or limited homology), with protein MERSVRSTCFLAGSLALLTLLSSPPVEAEDTGRILIFSKTAGFRHDAIPVAVQTVQRLAHEQGLQADHSEDAAQFTRDNLIRYRAVVFASTTGDVLDEAQQAAMQQYIRGGGGYMGVHAAADTEYDWPWYGQLVGAWFHSHPEGLQSSRVQPERQGVPDGPAWTVRDELYNYRDNPRPRVQVLATLDESRYRGGTMGGDHPISWCHAFDGGRSWYTGLGHDAALYADPDFIAQLRRGLRYASGLDDGC; from the coding sequence ATGGAGCGGTCCGTGCGCAGCACATGCTTTCTGGCCGGCAGCCTTGCGCTGCTCACCCTGCTTTCCAGTCCCCCGGTCGAGGCCGAAGACACCGGGCGCATCCTGATTTTCAGCAAGACCGCCGGCTTCCGCCACGACGCCATCCCGGTCGCCGTGCAGACCGTGCAGCGGCTCGCACACGAACAGGGCCTGCAGGCCGACCACAGCGAGGACGCCGCGCAATTCACCCGCGACAACCTCATCCGCTACCGCGCCGTGGTCTTTGCCAGCACCACCGGCGACGTGCTCGACGAAGCGCAGCAGGCGGCGATGCAGCAGTACATCCGCGGCGGTGGCGGGTACATGGGCGTGCATGCCGCCGCCGATACCGAATACGACTGGCCGTGGTACGGACAGTTGGTCGGCGCCTGGTTCCACAGCCATCCCGAGGGCCTGCAGAGCAGTCGCGTGCAGCCCGAACGGCAAGGGGTGCCCGACGGGCCGGCATGGACGGTGCGCGACGAGCTGTACAACTACCGCGACAACCCGCGGCCACGCGTGCAGGTCCTCGCCACGCTGGACGAAAGCCGCTACCGGGGCGGCACGATGGGAGGGGATCACCCGATCAGCTGGTGCCATGCCTTCGACGGCGGCCGCAGCTGGTACACCGGCCTCGGCCACGATGCCGCGTTGTACGCGGACCCGGATTTCATCGCCCAGTTGCGCCGGGGCCTGCGCTACGCCAGCGGCCTGGACGACGGCTGCTGA
- the ctaD gene encoding putative cytochrome c oxidase subunit 1 (Evidence 3 : Function proposed based on presence of conserved amino acid motif, structural feature or limited homology): MANHAVDHADHHGHQQGFIERWFFSTNHKDIGTLYLLFSFLMFIVGAFMSVLIRWELMEPGLQHMKPEFFNQLTTVHALVMIFGGVMPAFVGLANWMIPLQIGAPDMALPRMNNWSFWLLPVAFTLLLMTLFLPGGAPAGGWTMYPPLSLQGGYNVAFSVFAIHVAGISSIMGAINIIATVLNMRAPGIDLLKMPIFCWTWLITAFLLIAVMPVLAGAVTMLLTDKFFGTSFFNAAGGGDPVMYQHIFWFFGHPEVYIMILPAFGVISEIVPTFSRKPLFGYQAMVYATAAIAFLSFIVWAHHMFTVGMPLGGEVYFMFATMLISIPTGVKVFNWVSTMWKGSLTFETPMLFSISFVVLFSIGGFSGLMLAIVPADFQYHDTYFVVAHFHYVLVTGAVLALIAAVYYWWPKWTGRMYNEFWGKVHFWWTMVFVNLLFFPQHFLGLAGMPRRIPDYNPVFADWNLISSIGAFGMFVTPFLMAGILLASLRSGKRADARAWESAKGLEWTVPSPAPAHTFTVPPVIQPGDLAHDDISH, from the coding sequence ATGGCAAACCACGCAGTCGATCACGCCGATCATCACGGCCACCAGCAGGGCTTCATCGAGCGCTGGTTCTTCTCCACGAACCACAAGGACATCGGCACGCTGTACCTGCTGTTCAGCTTCCTGATGTTCATCGTCGGCGCGTTCATGTCGGTGCTGATCCGCTGGGAGCTGATGGAGCCGGGCCTGCAGCACATGAAGCCGGAATTCTTCAACCAGCTCACCACCGTGCATGCGCTGGTGATGATCTTCGGTGGCGTGATGCCGGCCTTCGTCGGCCTGGCCAACTGGATGATCCCGCTGCAGATCGGCGCGCCGGACATGGCGCTGCCGCGCATGAACAACTGGTCGTTCTGGCTGCTGCCGGTGGCCTTCACCCTGCTGCTGATGACCCTGTTCCTGCCCGGTGGCGCACCGGCCGGCGGCTGGACCATGTACCCGCCGCTGTCGTTGCAGGGTGGCTACAACGTGGCCTTCAGCGTGTTCGCCATCCACGTGGCCGGCATCAGCTCGATCATGGGCGCGATCAACATCATCGCCACCGTGCTGAACATGCGCGCGCCGGGCATCGACCTGCTGAAGATGCCGATCTTCTGCTGGACTTGGCTGATCACCGCGTTCCTGCTGATCGCGGTGATGCCGGTGCTGGCCGGTGCGGTGACCATGCTGCTGACCGACAAGTTCTTCGGCACCAGCTTCTTCAACGCCGCCGGTGGCGGCGACCCGGTGATGTACCAGCACATCTTCTGGTTCTTCGGGCACCCCGAGGTCTACATCATGATCCTGCCGGCGTTCGGCGTGATCAGCGAGATCGTGCCCACCTTCAGTCGCAAGCCGCTGTTCGGCTACCAGGCGATGGTCTATGCCACCGCGGCGATTGCGTTCCTGTCGTTCATCGTCTGGGCGCACCACATGTTCACGGTGGGCATGCCGCTGGGAGGCGAGGTCTACTTCATGTTCGCCACCATGCTGATCTCGATCCCGACCGGCGTGAAGGTGTTCAACTGGGTCAGCACGATGTGGAAGGGCTCGCTGACCTTCGAGACCCCGATGCTGTTCTCGATCTCCTTCGTGGTGCTGTTCAGCATCGGCGGCTTTTCCGGCCTGATGCTGGCCATCGTGCCGGCCGACTTCCAGTACCACGACACCTATTTCGTGGTCGCGCACTTCCACTACGTGCTGGTCACCGGCGCGGTGCTGGCGCTGATCGCCGCGGTCTACTACTGGTGGCCGAAGTGGACCGGCCGCATGTACAACGAGTTCTGGGGCAAGGTGCATTTCTGGTGGACGATGGTGTTCGTCAACCTGCTGTTCTTCCCGCAGCACTTCCTCGGCCTGGCCGGCATGCCGCGCCGCATCCCCGACTACAACCCGGTGTTCGCCGACTGGAACCTGATCAGCTCGATCGGCGCGTTTGGCATGTTCGTCACCCCGTTCCTGATGGCCGGCATCCTGCTGGCGTCGCTGCGCAGCGGCAAGCGTGCCGATGCCCGCGCCTGGGAAAGCGCCAAGGGCCTGGAGTGGACGGTGCCGTCGCCGGCGCCGGCGCATACTTTCACGGTGCCGCCGGTGATTCAGCCGGGCGACCTGGCCCACGACGACATCTCGCATTGA
- the COX gene encoding Cytochrome c oxidase subunit 3, giving the protein MAHNTPDANVYFVPSKSKWPFAGSVSMLVLMIGVASWLNDISWGRWTFFIGLAMLVFTMFLWFGDVIRESVAGNYNRQVDGSFRMGMVWFIFSEVMFFGAFFGALFYTRTYGVPWLGGEGHGVHTNDLLWAGYSAAWPSNGPGAIGGAFQTIPAWGLPLINTLILLTSGATLTIAHHALKAGNRKQLLIWLGATVLLGCVFLFFQAEEYIHAYSALNLTLGSGIYGSTFFMLTGFHGAHVALGTIMLIVMWCRAAKGHFSRDNHFGFEAAAWYWHFVDVVWLMLFMFVYVL; this is encoded by the coding sequence ATGGCCCACAACACGCCCGATGCCAACGTCTACTTCGTGCCGAGCAAGAGCAAATGGCCATTTGCCGGCTCCGTTTCCATGCTGGTGCTGATGATCGGCGTGGCCAGCTGGCTCAACGACATCAGCTGGGGGCGCTGGACCTTCTTCATCGGCCTGGCGATGCTGGTGTTCACTATGTTCCTGTGGTTCGGCGACGTGATCCGCGAGTCGGTGGCCGGCAACTACAACCGCCAGGTCGACGGCTCGTTCCGCATGGGCATGGTGTGGTTCATCTTCTCCGAGGTGATGTTCTTCGGCGCGTTCTTCGGCGCGCTGTTCTACACCCGCACCTACGGCGTGCCATGGCTGGGCGGCGAAGGCCACGGCGTGCACACCAACGACCTGCTGTGGGCCGGCTATTCGGCGGCATGGCCGAGCAACGGCCCCGGCGCCATCGGCGGCGCCTTCCAGACCATCCCGGCCTGGGGGCTGCCGCTGATCAACACCCTGATCCTGCTGACCTCGGGTGCCACCCTGACCATTGCCCACCATGCGCTCAAGGCCGGCAACCGCAAGCAGCTGCTGATCTGGCTGGGGGCGACGGTGCTGCTGGGCTGCGTGTTCCTGTTCTTCCAGGCCGAGGAATACATCCACGCCTACAGTGCGCTCAACCTGACCTTGGGCTCGGGCATCTACGGTTCCACGTTCTTCATGCTGACCGGCTTCCACGGCGCGCACGTGGCGCTGGGCACGATCATGCTGATCGTGATGTGGTGCCGTGCCGCCAAGGGCCACTTCAGCCGTGACAACCACTTCGGCTTCGAGGCCGCGGCGTGGTACTGGCACTTCGTCGACGTGGTGTGGCTGATGCTGTTCATGTTCGTCTACGTGCTCTGA
- the putA gene encoding fused DNA-binding transcriptional regulator; proline dehydrogenase; pyrroline-5-carboxylate dehydrogenase (Evidence 2a : Function of homologous gene experimentally demonstrated in an other organism; PubMedId : 12514740, 3325781, 7966312; Product type e : enzyme): MNAIPSSNTAPPPGNLLSAELPTATSVLRQAITNAWLKDEASHVRELLEQARLPAAEQAQVQAIAADLVRRVRARARDQGAIEAFMRQYDLGSEEGVLLMCVAEALLRIPDRATRDALIRDKISRGDWRAHMGGSQSLFVNAATWGLMLTGHLVDLADDTKRDVHGAFKRLLGRVGEPVIRLAVRQAMKIMGHQFVMGRTIDEALARSHKGDNGNYRYSFDMLGEGALTMKDALRYLEDYKRAIHAIGKDNLARGGKADGDVTKSHGISIKLSALYPRYEHAKRERVLADLVPGVLELAQLAKHYGIGCTVDAEETDRLELSLDIIERVVSDPSLKGWEGFGIVVQAYQKRTPYTIDYLADLARRIGHRLQVRLVKGAYWDAEIKRAQIDGLPGYPVFTRKQNTDVSYIACAKRLFGHADTLYPMFATHNAATIAAIKQIAQGRTYEHQKLHGMGDDLYAEVIPADRLDVPCRVYAPVGSHEDLLPYLVRRLLENGANSSFVNRITDEDVSIDELIRDPVEAVSSFDSIPHPKIPLPVDLLRSQNHDRNNSMGINLANDNELRALAEQLNAAVKSWQAAPLVPGANATGPSLAVTNPADNREVVGHWQAADAATVQQALANAVAAQPDWNRTPAASRAAILEHAADLLEARIAEFMALCVKEAGKSLPDSIAEVREAVDFLRYYAKQAREQFSAGEKLPSPTGESNELQLHGRGVFVCISPWNFPLAIFLGQVAAALAAGNSVIAKPAEQTNLVGYYAVKLLHEAGVPAGVLQFLPGDGATVGAALTADARVAGVAFTGSTETARAINRAMAARDAAIGVLIAETGGQNAFIADSSALPEQLVKDAIGSAFTSAGQRCSAARVLFVQDDIADKVMGMLAGAMAELKVGNPGALSTDVGPVIDADALKILTDHAARMDGEARLIAAAPLSDEVAHGTFFAPRAYELKSLEQLHREIFGPVLHVIRWKADQLDAVIDQINTTGYGLTLGVHSRIDETVDRITSRVNVGNVYVNRNQIGAVVGVQPFGGQGLSGTGPKAGGPHYLLRFATEKTVTVNTTAAGGNASLLTLGD; encoded by the coding sequence ATGAACGCGATACCGTCCAGCAATACCGCCCCTCCCCCCGGGAACCTGCTCTCCGCCGAGCTGCCGACGGCGACGTCCGTGCTGCGTCAGGCCATCACCAACGCCTGGCTGAAGGACGAAGCCAGCCACGTCCGCGAACTGTTGGAGCAGGCGCGCCTGCCGGCCGCCGAACAGGCGCAGGTGCAGGCCATCGCTGCCGACCTGGTGCGCCGGGTGCGTGCCCGTGCCAGGGACCAGGGCGCGATCGAGGCCTTCATGCGCCAGTACGACCTCGGCAGCGAGGAAGGCGTGCTGCTGATGTGCGTGGCCGAGGCGCTGCTGCGCATTCCCGACCGCGCCACGCGCGACGCGCTGATCCGCGACAAGATCTCGCGCGGCGATTGGCGCGCGCACATGGGCGGTTCGCAATCGCTGTTTGTGAATGCGGCTACCTGGGGCCTGATGCTGACCGGGCACCTGGTGGATCTGGCCGACGACACCAAGCGCGACGTGCACGGCGCGTTCAAGCGCCTGCTCGGCCGTGTCGGCGAGCCGGTGATCCGGCTGGCCGTGCGCCAGGCGATGAAGATCATGGGCCACCAGTTCGTCATGGGCCGCACCATCGACGAGGCGCTGGCACGCTCGCACAAGGGCGACAACGGCAACTACCGCTATTCGTTCGACATGCTCGGCGAGGGCGCGCTGACCATGAAGGACGCGCTGCGCTATCTGGAAGACTACAAGCGCGCCATCCACGCCATCGGCAAGGACAACCTCGCCCGTGGCGGCAAGGCCGACGGCGACGTGACGAAATCGCACGGCATTTCGATCAAGCTCTCGGCGCTGTACCCGCGCTACGAACACGCCAAGCGCGAGCGCGTACTGGCCGACCTCGTGCCCGGCGTGCTGGAGCTGGCGCAGCTGGCCAAGCACTACGGCATCGGCTGCACGGTGGACGCCGAGGAAACCGACCGCCTCGAGCTGTCGCTGGACATCATCGAGCGCGTGGTCAGCGACCCGTCGCTGAAGGGCTGGGAAGGCTTCGGCATCGTCGTGCAGGCCTACCAGAAGCGTACGCCCTACACCATCGACTACCTCGCCGATCTCGCCCGCCGCATCGGCCACCGCTTGCAGGTGCGCCTGGTCAAGGGCGCGTACTGGGACGCGGAGATCAAGCGCGCGCAGATCGATGGCCTGCCCGGCTACCCGGTGTTCACCCGCAAGCAGAACACCGACGTGTCCTACATCGCCTGCGCCAAACGGCTGTTCGGCCATGCCGACACGCTGTACCCGATGTTCGCCACCCACAACGCGGCGACGATCGCGGCGATCAAGCAGATCGCGCAGGGCCGCACCTACGAGCACCAGAAGCTGCACGGCATGGGCGACGACCTGTATGCCGAAGTGATTCCGGCCGACCGCCTCGACGTGCCATGCCGCGTCTATGCGCCGGTCGGTTCGCACGAGGATCTTCTGCCGTACCTGGTGCGCCGCCTGCTCGAAAACGGCGCGAATTCCAGCTTCGTCAACCGCATCACCGACGAGGATGTTTCGATCGACGAGCTGATCCGCGACCCGGTGGAAGCCGTGTCCTCGTTCGACTCCATCCCGCACCCCAAGATCCCGCTGCCGGTTGACCTGCTGCGCAGCCAGAACCACGACAGGAACAATTCAATGGGCATCAACCTCGCCAACGACAACGAACTGCGTGCGCTGGCCGAACAGCTCAATGCCGCCGTCAAATCCTGGCAGGCCGCGCCGCTGGTGCCGGGCGCGAACGCCACCGGCCCGTCGCTGGCGGTGACCAACCCGGCCGACAACCGTGAAGTGGTCGGCCACTGGCAGGCCGCCGACGCCGCCACCGTGCAACAGGCGCTGGCCAATGCCGTGGCCGCGCAACCGGACTGGAACCGCACCCCGGCCGCCAGCCGCGCCGCCATCCTCGAACACGCCGCCGACCTGCTCGAAGCGCGCATCGCCGAGTTCATGGCGCTGTGCGTGAAGGAAGCCGGCAAGAGCCTGCCGGACAGCATCGCCGAAGTGCGCGAGGCGGTGGACTTCCTGCGCTACTACGCCAAGCAGGCGCGCGAGCAGTTCAGCGCAGGCGAGAAGCTGCCCAGCCCGACCGGCGAGAGCAACGAGCTGCAACTGCACGGCCGTGGCGTGTTCGTCTGCATCAGCCCGTGGAACTTCCCGCTGGCGATCTTCCTCGGCCAGGTGGCCGCCGCGCTGGCCGCCGGCAACAGCGTTATCGCCAAACCGGCCGAGCAGACCAACCTCGTCGGCTACTACGCGGTGAAGCTGCTGCACGAAGCCGGCGTACCGGCCGGCGTGCTGCAGTTCCTGCCGGGCGACGGTGCCACCGTCGGCGCGGCACTGACCGCCGATGCGCGCGTGGCCGGCGTCGCCTTCACCGGCTCGACCGAAACCGCGCGCGCAATCAACCGTGCGATGGCCGCGCGCGATGCCGCCATCGGCGTGCTGATCGCCGAGACCGGCGGCCAGAATGCCTTCATCGCCGACTCCTCTGCGCTGCCGGAACAGCTGGTCAAGGACGCCATCGGCTCAGCCTTCACCTCCGCCGGCCAGCGCTGCTCGGCCGCGCGCGTGCTGTTCGTGCAGGACGACATCGCCGACAAGGTGATGGGCATGCTGGCCGGCGCGATGGCCGAGCTGAAGGTCGGCAACCCCGGCGCACTTTCCACCGACGTCGGCCCGGTGATCGACGCCGACGCACTGAAGATCCTCACCGACCACGCCGCGCGCATGGACGGCGAGGCGCGCCTGATCGCCGCCGCGCCGCTGTCGGACGAAGTCGCACACGGCACCTTCTTCGCTCCGCGCGCCTATGAACTGAAGTCGCTGGAGCAGCTGCACCGCGAGATCTTCGGGCCGGTACTGCACGTGATCCGCTGGAAGGCCGACCAGCTCGACGCGGTGATCGACCAGATCAACACCACCGGCTACGGCCTCACCCTCGGCGTGCATTCGCGCATCGACGAAACCGTTGACCGCATCACCTCGCGCGTCAACGTCGGCAATGTCTACGTCAACCGCAACCAGATCGGCGCGGTGGTCGGCGTGCAGCCGTTCGGCGGTCAGGGGCTGTCCGGCACCGGCCCCAAGGCCGGCGGCCCGCACTACCTGCTGCGCTTCGCCACCGAGAAGACGGTGACGGTGAACACCACCGCCGCCGGCGGCAATGCCTCGCTGCTGACCCTGGGCGACTGA
- the ctaC gene encoding putative cytochrome c oxidase subunit 2 (Evidence 3 : Function proposed based on presence of conserved amino acid motif, structural feature or limited homology) — translation MKQSSVWGRLCNSGLALAAMALPTVAWAQAADPQRWQLNMGKGVTHTARMAWDAHMVALWVCVIIGVLVFGAMGYAIFKFRKSKGAVPAQFSHNTRAEVIWTVIPIIILVVMAWPATAKLIAMYDTRDSEMTVKVTGYQWMWKYEYLGENVAFTSRLDRNSDQVRQSGAVPTMESDPHYLLDVDNPLVLPVDTKVRFVITSDDVVHAWWVPALGWKQDAVPGFVNERWTNIEQEGIYRGQCAELCGKDHGFMPIVVKAVSKEAFKSWLASRKPAAADEAAAPDEPATEEAVQDAADAQPAEQPATGA, via the coding sequence ATGAAGCAAAGCAGTGTGTGGGGCAGGTTGTGCAACTCCGGGTTGGCGCTGGCGGCGATGGCGCTGCCCACGGTGGCATGGGCCCAGGCGGCCGATCCGCAACGGTGGCAACTCAACATGGGCAAGGGCGTCACCCACACCGCACGCATGGCGTGGGACGCGCACATGGTCGCGTTGTGGGTCTGCGTGATCATCGGCGTGCTGGTGTTCGGCGCGATGGGCTATGCGATCTTCAAGTTCCGCAAGTCCAAGGGCGCGGTGCCGGCGCAGTTCAGTCACAACACCAGGGCCGAGGTGATCTGGACCGTCATCCCGATCATCATCCTGGTGGTGATGGCGTGGCCGGCCACGGCCAAGCTGATCGCGATGTACGACACCCGCGACTCGGAAATGACGGTGAAGGTCACCGGCTACCAGTGGATGTGGAAGTACGAGTACCTCGGTGAGAACGTGGCGTTCACCAGCCGCCTGGACCGCAACTCCGACCAGGTCCGCCAGAGCGGCGCGGTGCCGACGATGGAGTCCGACCCGCACTACCTGCTGGACGTGGACAACCCGCTGGTGCTGCCGGTGGATACCAAGGTGCGCTTCGTCATCACCTCCGACGACGTGGTGCACGCGTGGTGGGTGCCGGCGCTGGGCTGGAAGCAGGACGCGGTGCCGGGCTTCGTCAACGAGCGCTGGACCAACATCGAGCAGGAAGGCATCTACCGCGGCCAGTGCGCCGAGCTGTGCGGCAAGGACCACGGCTTCATGCCGATCGTGGTCAAGGCTGTGTCCAAGGAAGCGTTCAAGTCCTGGCTGGCCTCGCGCAAGCCCGCCGCGGCCGATGAAGCCGCCGCGCCGGATGAGCCGGCCACGGAGGAAGCGGTGCAGGACGCCGCCGACGCCCAACCCGCCGAACAGCCGGCGACCGGCGCCTGA
- a CDS encoding conserved hypothetical protein (Evidence 4 : Homologs of previously reported genes of unknown function), with protein MNDSLKTLLVIAFLIVIVWNLGAGLYYLMIDRGQTKRTVNALTRRIVVSVALILLVVLGIYSGWIKPHGVVG; from the coding sequence ATGAACGATTCACTGAAAACACTGCTGGTGATCGCGTTTCTGATCGTCATCGTCTGGAACCTGGGTGCCGGCCTGTATTACCTGATGATCGACCGCGGCCAGACCAAGCGCACGGTCAACGCACTGACCCGGCGCATCGTGGTGTCGGTGGCATTGATCCTGCTGGTGGTGCTGGGCATCTACAGCGGCTGGATCAAGCCGCATGGCGTGGTCGGCTGA
- the ctaG gene encoding Cytochrome c oxidase assembly protein CtaG, which produces MTTPAPTPRPARTAGLPRLVGVALGVFVLTFSLVPLYRIACEKVFGVRLERGASQGAAQQAAIGKRTVRVEFDGGVNSKLPWAFHPEKLTMDVVPGELNEALYFARNDSDHALVGSAVPSVAPARASGYFNKTECFCFTAQTLQAGEQREMPVRFIVDPDLPEDVRTITLSYTFYKNDALTTQLAPATAGGASHAAP; this is translated from the coding sequence TTGACCACACCCGCGCCCACGCCGCGTCCCGCGCGCACCGCCGGCCTGCCCAGGCTGGTCGGCGTGGCGCTGGGCGTGTTCGTGCTGACCTTCTCGCTGGTGCCGCTGTACCGCATCGCCTGCGAGAAGGTGTTCGGCGTGCGCCTGGAGCGCGGTGCCAGCCAGGGCGCGGCGCAGCAGGCCGCCATTGGCAAGCGCACGGTGCGGGTGGAGTTCGACGGCGGCGTCAATTCCAAGCTGCCGTGGGCGTTCCACCCGGAAAAGCTGACGATGGACGTGGTGCCGGGCGAGCTGAACGAGGCGCTGTATTTCGCCCGCAACGACAGCGACCATGCGCTGGTCGGCAGCGCGGTGCCGTCGGTGGCGCCGGCGCGCGCCTCGGGCTATTTCAACAAGACCGAATGCTTCTGCTTCACCGCGCAGACCCTGCAGGCCGGTGAGCAGCGCGAGATGCCGGTGCGCTTCATCGTCGACCCGGACCTGCCCGAAGACGTCCGCACCATCACCCTGTCCTATACCTTCTACAAGAACGACGCGCTGACGACGCAACTGGCACCGGCCACCGCCGGCGGTGCGTCGCACGCAGCCCCCTGA
- a CDS encoding conserved hypothetical protein (Evidence 4 : Homologs of previously reported genes of unknown function): MIEVLRQVPGDSRAQLVLHPPRALSARQFVLLFAVLAGLMLFSAGLGWLSGNVFAPAFALLHCFLVGAALRASWRSGDRREEVRVGPDCVEVIPAAGGPAAFRAHPYWVRVVVEEERVLLVSSGRRVEVGSFLAPAERRELAATLAGLLAASDGRNR; the protein is encoded by the coding sequence ATGATCGAGGTGCTTCGGCAGGTTCCCGGCGACTCGCGTGCGCAACTGGTGCTGCATCCCCCACGGGCGCTCAGTGCCCGGCAGTTCGTCCTGTTGTTTGCCGTGTTGGCGGGGTTGATGCTGTTCTCGGCCGGCCTGGGTTGGCTGTCCGGGAACGTATTCGCTCCCGCCTTCGCGTTGTTGCACTGCTTCCTCGTGGGGGCGGCGCTGCGGGCTTCGTGGCGCAGCGGCGACCGCCGGGAAGAGGTTCGTGTAGGGCCGGATTGCGTGGAAGTGATTCCCGCGGCCGGTGGTCCGGCGGCATTCCGGGCGCATCCCTATTGGGTGCGCGTGGTTGTCGAGGAGGAACGGGTCCTGCTGGTTTCCAGCGGCAGGCGGGTCGAAGTGGGGAGTTTCCTCGCGCCTGCCGAACGCCGGGAACTGGCAGCGACGCTGGCAGGCTTGCTCGCGGCCAGCGATGGCCGCAACCGATGA
- a CDS encoding hypothetical protein (Evidence 5 : No homology to any previously reported sequences), whose amino-acid sequence MSRNDPKTDDLALRRRRSRRTALVVGFMAVLIYVGFILSGVLAH is encoded by the coding sequence ATGAGCCGCAACGACCCGAAAACCGATGACCTCGCCCTGCGTCGCCGCCGTTCGCGGCGCACCGCGCTGGTTGTCGGCTTCATGGCGGTGCTGATCTACGTCGGCTTCATCCTGTCCGGAGTACTCGCGCATTGA
- a CDS encoding conserved exported hypothetical protein (Evidence 4 : Homologs of previously reported genes of unknown function) produces MTRQHTVFLNWLLALAVAACFSALGAWQLQRMHEKEALLAQLPPGRDAAVSLAQALAEPEALHWVHQRMRFLPGTIVLDNQLRDGRAGVKLYQAARADVPTTAVLVDLGWLPLPANRELPPIRALQGEIDVQGLWAPPPSAGIALGPALTATAQPQAWLATRLDMPAIAAQLGLAADGLAGRVLRLDPALPFGHARDLDLLPNTLPPSRHLGYAVQWFAMALAVLVIAAVLQWRTRRRGGR; encoded by the coding sequence ATGACGCGGCAGCACACGGTGTTTCTCAACTGGCTGCTGGCGCTGGCCGTGGCCGCGTGCTTCAGTGCCCTGGGCGCTTGGCAGCTGCAACGCATGCACGAAAAGGAAGCGTTGCTGGCGCAGTTGCCGCCGGGCCGGGATGCGGCCGTATCGCTGGCGCAGGCATTGGCTGAGCCGGAAGCGCTGCACTGGGTGCACCAGCGGATGCGCTTCCTGCCCGGCACGATCGTGCTGGACAACCAGCTGCGCGATGGCCGCGCCGGGGTGAAGCTCTACCAGGCCGCGCGCGCCGACGTGCCAACCACCGCGGTGCTGGTCGATCTGGGCTGGCTGCCGTTGCCGGCCAACCGCGAGCTGCCGCCGATCCGTGCGTTGCAGGGCGAAATCGACGTGCAGGGGCTGTGGGCGCCGCCACCTTCGGCCGGCATCGCGCTGGGCCCGGCGCTGACGGCAACGGCGCAGCCGCAGGCGTGGCTGGCCACGCGGCTGGACATGCCGGCCATCGCCGCGCAACTGGGGCTGGCAGCCGACGGGCTGGCCGGGCGGGTGCTGCGGCTGGACCCGGCACTGCCGTTCGGCCACGCACGCGACCTCGACCTGTTGCCCAACACGCTGCCGCCTTCGCGCCACCTCGGTTACGCGGTGCAGTGGTTCGCGATGGCGCTGGCGGTGCTGGTGATTGCCGCCGTCCTGCAATGGCGCACGCGGCGGCGCGGCGGGCGCTGA